The Amycolatopsis sp. NBC_01480 genome segment ACGAACTCCCGCACCGTGGCGAGCCCGATCCCCCGCGCGCCACCGAAAACCACCGCGACCTTGCCGGCCAACCGACCCATGACGTTCAGTCCCTCGCTCTCAGCTGTGCGGTTCCGGCCGCGTCGAACTCGTAGTCCCCGGGCAGCCGGACCAGCGCGTCCGGCGCGCCGGTGTAACGGATCACCACACCGTAGACGGCGCGGGCGGCTTCAGCCGAAACGTACCCGGCCACGACGTCGTCGAACACGTCCTCAGGCGCCCGCCGGTGTGGGTCGCCATTGCCGCCGCCACCGGGCAGCACCACGTCGACCTCGTCGCCGGGCCCGAGCGCGACGCGGCTCTTCGACGGCAGGTCCGGGCCGTCGACCAGGCCGAACCGCCCGACGGCACCGGCTTTGCCACCGTCCACACCGGACGCTGCCTGTCGCACGCGGTCGACGTTCCCGTTGACACTCCAGGAAATCTGCTCGCGCGCGGCCATCGTGGTCCGCTGGCCGAGGCCGCCGCGGTACTCCCCGGCGCCGCCGGAATCCACGCGCAACGCCCGCTCGTGCTGCACCAGCGGCGCCATCGTCTCGATCACCTCGGTCGGCGTCGAGCGCAGGCCGCTCGGGAATCCGGTGGTGTTCAGGCCGTCCTTCGCCGGGCGCGCGCCCATGCCGCCGGTCTGGAAGACGTTCAGCATGAAGCCCTCGCCGCGCCAGATCGTCATCCACAGCGCGTCGGCGCTCGGCGCGACCGCGTGCCCCGGCAGCGCCCCGATCAGCAGCGACGGCAGGAAATGCCCGATCAGATGCCGTGACGCCACGGGCGCGGGCGGCCGGCAGTTGAGCACCGAGCCCTCCGGCGCGGTCACGTGCACGGGACGGAACGAGCCCGCGTTGTGCGGCACCTCCGGCGAGATCGCCGCCTTCACCGCGAACGACGCGTACGCGCGGGTGTAGTTCAGCACCACGTTGATCCCGCGACGGCTCTGCGGCGACGATCCGGCGAAGTCGACGTGGATCTCGTCGCCCGCGATCGTGACGGCCACGCGCAGCACGACTTCCTCGTCGTCGAAGCCGTCGGTGACCAACTCGTTGTGGTGGACGCCGTCCGGCAGGTTCGCGATCGCCTCGCGCAGCGCGCGCTCGGAGCGGTCCATGATCTCCGCGGCGATGTCGTCGAGCGTCTCCAGCCCGAACTCCGCGAGCAGCCGCACCAGGCTCGCGGCCCCGACCTCGTTGCCGGTGACCTGCGCGTACAGGTCGCCGATGGTCTCCTCCGGCGTGCGCACGTTCGCGCGGATCAGCCGTTCCAGATCCGCGTTCACCTCGCCGGCCCGCAGGAACTTCAGGATCGGCAGCCGGAGCCCCTCCTCGAAGACCTCGGTCGCCTCGGCCGAAACGAGCCTTCCGCCGATGTCCGGCGCGTGGCAGCACGAGGCGAACCACGCGACCAGCCGCCCGCCCGCGAACACCGGCGTCGCCACGGTGATGTCGTTGATCTGCCCGGCGGTCAGCCACGGGTCGTTGGTGAGCAGGACGTCGCCGGGCTCCAGCGTTTCCGGCGGGTACGCGGCGACGAAGTGGTGCATGCCGGTCGCCATCGCGTTGATGTGCCCGGGGGTGCCGCCGACGGACTGGCCGATCATCTCGCCGCGTGAGTCGAACACCGCGCACGCGAGGTCGAGCGATTCGCGGACCACGGCCGAGAACGCGGTGTTGACCAGCGCGTTCTGCTGCTCGGCGAGGATCGAGTGCAGCCGGTTGCCGAGCACGCCGACGAGGATCGGGTCGACCGTCACACGATCACCGCCAGGCTCGCGTCCGCGCGTACTTCGCAGCGGGCGCCGGGCGGAACGACCACAGTGGACTCTCGTTCTTCGACGATCGCCGGGCCCTCGAGCCGGGACCCCGGTGGCAGCCGGTACCGGTCGAACACCGCCGTGTCGACAAATCCACCTTCGGCCGGGAAGTAGGCCGGACGGCGGCCCTTGTGCGCGTCACCGGCCGCGATTTCCTTGAGCCGCAAGGAAACCTCCGGCGCGGGGGTCGACGAGACCACCCGCCAGTTCAGCACTTCAACCGCCACCGCCGGCCCGGTCCGCCGGTACAGCGAGCGGTAGACGTCCGTGAAGTCCGAAACCAGCGTCTCCGGCCAGGAGCCGCCGCGGACCGGCACCCGGACCTCGTAACCCTGTCCGGCGTAACGCATTTCGGCGATCCGGCGGTGCGTCACCTCGGCCGGGCCCTGGAGCAGCGCGGCGCCTTCGGCCTCCATCTCGGCGAACAGCGCGTCGACCTCGTCCCAGGACAGGTCCAGCACGGCGGCGCGGGCCGAACGCACGAAGTCGAACGCGAGCGGCGCGGTCAGGAAACCCAGTGCGCTCAGCACTCCGGCCGCGGGCGGCGCCACGACCGTCGGCGCGCCCAAGGCCCGCGCGACCCCCGCGCCGTGCACCGGGCCGGCTCCGCCGAAGGTGTACATCGGCAGCTTCGCCGGGTCCTTGCCGCGCTCGACGGCGTGCACGCGCGCGGCGTTCGCCATGTCCTCGTTGACGCTGGTGTGGATGCCCCAGGCCGCCTCCTCGACGCTGACGCCGAGCGGTTCCGCGATCCGCGTGCGCACGGCTTCGCGGGCGGCGCCGACGTCGAGGGCCATGCCGCCGCCGAGGAAGTAGGCCGGGTCGAGGTAACCGAGCAGCAGGTCGGCGTCGGTGACGGTCGGCTCGGTGCCGCCACGGCCGTAACAGGCCGGGCCTGGTTTGGAGCCCGCGGAATCCGGGCCGACGGTGAGCAGGCCGAGCCGGTTGATCCGCGCGATCGAGCCGCCGCCGACGCCGATCTCGATCATGTCCGTCACCGGCACCTTCACCGGCAGGCCGGAACCGGGCAGCAGGCGGTACTTGCGGTCCACTTCGAACTCGTGCGTCACCAGCGGGGCGCCGTCCGCGACCAGGCAGAGCTTCGCCGTGGTGCCGCCCATATCGAACGCCAGCAGGTCGTTTTCCCCCGCTTTTGCGCCGAAGGCGGACGCCGCGAGCGCGCCGCCGGCCGGGCCGGACTCGAGG includes the following:
- a CDS encoding hydantoinase B/oxoprolinase family protein gives rise to the protein MTVDPILVGVLGNRLHSILAEQQNALVNTAFSAVVRESLDLACAVFDSRGEMIGQSVGGTPGHINAMATGMHHFVAAYPPETLEPGDVLLTNDPWLTAGQINDITVATPVFAGGRLVAWFASCCHAPDIGGRLVSAEATEVFEEGLRLPILKFLRAGEVNADLERLIRANVRTPEETIGDLYAQVTGNEVGAASLVRLLAEFGLETLDDIAAEIMDRSERALREAIANLPDGVHHNELVTDGFDDEEVVLRVAVTIAGDEIHVDFAGSSPQSRRGINVVLNYTRAYASFAVKAAISPEVPHNAGSFRPVHVTAPEGSVLNCRPPAPVASRHLIGHFLPSLLIGALPGHAVAPSADALWMTIWRGEGFMLNVFQTGGMGARPAKDGLNTTGFPSGLRSTPTEVIETMAPLVQHERALRVDSGGAGEYRGGLGQRTTMAAREQISWSVNGNVDRVRQAASGVDGGKAGAVGRFGLVDGPDLPSKSRVALGPGDEVDVVLPGGGGNGDPHRRAPEDVFDDVVAGYVSAEAARAVYGVVIRYTGAPDALVRLPGDYEFDAAGTAQLRARD
- a CDS encoding hydantoinase/oxoprolinase family protein, with the protein product MTGLRVGVDIGGTFTDLCVVDATGVVAVGKVLTTHDEPARAVADGLAETFAKAGLNPGDVDQLVHGTTLVTNALIERKGARTALLATAGFRDVLEMRREHRYELYDLGIELPEPLVPRYLRFDVPERILADGTVHTGLDEEYVARLGRELDARGVEAVAVCFLHAFTNPEHERRAGAILARVAPRLRVALSSDVVPEIREFERTSTTVANVYVQDLAERYLADLERRLHGLGVRPAPHIMLSHGGIATVATAAKYPIRILESGPAGGALAASAFGAKAGENDLLAFDMGGTTAKLCLVADGAPLVTHEFEVDRKYRLLPGSGLPVKVPVTDMIEIGVGGGSIARINRLGLLTVGPDSAGSKPGPACYGRGGTEPTVTDADLLLGYLDPAYFLGGGMALDVGAAREAVRTRIAEPLGVSVEEAAWGIHTSVNEDMANAARVHAVERGKDPAKLPMYTFGGAGPVHGAGVARALGAPTVVAPPAAGVLSALGFLTAPLAFDFVRSARAAVLDLSWDEVDALFAEMEAEGAALLQGPAEVTHRRIAEMRYAGQGYEVRVPVRGGSWPETLVSDFTDVYRSLYRRTGPAVAVEVLNWRVVSSTPAPEVSLRLKEIAAGDAHKGRRPAYFPAEGGFVDTAVFDRYRLPPGSRLEGPAIVEERESTVVVPPGARCEVRADASLAVIV